A stretch of Chloracidobacterium validum DNA encodes these proteins:
- a CDS encoding protein kinase domain-containing protein, producing MTPLSPGTVLQQRYTVVKLLGKGGMGAVYQATDKKFGSTVALKQMIVAGEALVAAFEREAILLNGLRHAALPVVFDHFAESDGQFLVMQFIPGKDLAELLTAQGGPFALGQVAKWADQLLDALEYLHGRTPPIIHRDIKPQNVKLTPEGSIVLLDFGLAKGDLSGGGGEQRSLVGYTPIFASLEQMRGLATDPRSDLYSAAATIYSLLTGQPPVDALARADMLLASKPDPLRLACDLNPQVPRAVADIVQRAMAVSREDRLPSAKEMRRQLKAAFRAVRSATDELDATVVQPRVAPPPAQPMPASPSGPVSPAPASSRFCVACGAALSESAKFCMKCGKPNSGVPSSPVPPLRTAPMPPPPVGAIAGAPGPSASPLPTGASLAGSLAASEIVLLFGDYFAPPAALPDPWTKLLHVPLRVSAAILAQALWAAAFLECERQGAITLQPVSNPGGAAEMTYTLKSPTVGMAPYSLEANIVEMAQLRLGPGLSVAGAVADIVRFDSRNAWRHSVGMVKLGLTRRNLLAMTAASLPTPFPIGRFALTPHVIELARRSSPEPVQRLLTTAQGQSARWTLLIQSINAGLQRRTNPMLTQVPELDQDT from the coding sequence ATGACCCCACTCAGTCCCGGCACCGTACTTCAACAGCGCTACACCGTCGTGAAGCTCCTCGGCAAGGGGGGAATGGGGGCGGTGTACCAGGCCACCGACAAGAAGTTTGGGAGTACGGTTGCCCTCAAGCAGATGATTGTCGCCGGCGAGGCGCTGGTCGCGGCGTTTGAGCGCGAAGCCATCTTGCTGAACGGTCTCCGGCACGCCGCGCTTCCAGTCGTTTTTGACCACTTTGCCGAGAGCGATGGGCAGTTCCTGGTCATGCAGTTCATCCCCGGCAAGGATTTGGCCGAACTACTGACGGCGCAGGGTGGACCTTTCGCGCTGGGGCAGGTCGCCAAGTGGGCCGACCAGTTGCTCGATGCCCTGGAATACCTGCACGGCCGCACCCCACCCATCATCCACCGCGACATCAAGCCACAAAACGTCAAGCTGACGCCCGAAGGCAGCATCGTTTTGCTGGATTTCGGCCTTGCCAAGGGTGATTTGTCCGGCGGCGGCGGCGAGCAGCGGAGTCTGGTGGGCTACACGCCGATTTTCGCCTCGCTGGAACAAATGCGGGGTCTGGCCACTGACCCACGCAGCGATCTCTATTCAGCTGCGGCGACGATTTACAGCCTTCTGACGGGGCAGCCTCCGGTAGATGCGCTGGCGCGGGCGGACATGCTGCTGGCGAGCAAGCCCGATCCCCTGCGGCTGGCTTGCGACCTCAATCCCCAGGTGCCACGCGCCGTAGCCGACATCGTGCAGCGCGCCATGGCGGTTTCACGCGAAGATCGGTTGCCTTCGGCCAAGGAGATGCGACGGCAACTCAAGGCAGCTTTCCGGGCCGTTCGGTCGGCAACTGATGAGCTTGACGCCACGGTTGTTCAGCCGCGCGTTGCGCCACCGCCGGCCCAGCCCATGCCGGCGTCGCCCAGTGGCCCGGTGTCGCCTGCCCCGGCTTCGAGTCGGTTCTGTGTCGCCTGTGGCGCGGCTTTGTCTGAGTCAGCAAAGTTCTGCATGAAGTGTGGGAAGCCAAATTCAGGCGTTCCGTCCTCACCAGTGCCACCACTGCGAACCGCGCCAATGCCCCCACCTCCGGTCGGGGCAATTGCCGGCGCACCTGGCCCGTCGGCGTCTCCTCTACCCACTGGCGCGTCCCTGGCGGGATCGCTCGCGGCCAGTGAGATTGTCCTGCTGTTTGGAGATTATTTTGCCCCACCGGCCGCCCTGCCCGACCCATGGACGAAGCTCCTGCACGTTCCGCTCCGGGTCAGCGCCGCGATTCTGGCCCAGGCTCTGTGGGCAGCGGCCTTTCTGGAGTGTGAGCGCCAGGGGGCGATCACACTCCAGCCAGTGAGTAACCCAGGTGGCGCGGCAGAGATGACCTATACGCTCAAGTCGCCGACGGTTGGGATGGCACCCTACAGCCTGGAAGCCAACATCGTCGAAATGGCGCAGCTTCGGTTGGGGCCGGGGCTTTCGGTCGCGGGGGCGGTGGCCGACATCGTGCGTTTTGATTCGCGCAACGCCTGGCGACATTCGGTCGGCATGGTCAAGTTGGGGCTGACACGCCGCAACTTACTGGCCATGACCGCCGCCAGTCTGCCCACGCCGTTCCCCATTGGACGTTTCGCGCTGACGCCCCACGTCATCGAACTTGCCCGGCGCAGCTCGCCAGAACCCGTCCAGCGCCTGCTCACGACAGCGCAGGGGCAGTCGGCGCGGTGGACGCTCCTGATTCAATCCATCAATGCCGGGCTTCAGCGCCGCACCAACCCAATGTTGACGCAGGTGCCAGAACTCGACCAGGACACTTGA
- a CDS encoding PHP domain-containing protein, giving the protein MSNATTLSIVKPGEAFNHGLRTGISLHCHTKFSREVLDFIPHYAANIPLIAQLFARLCRRYEAEHGRPLDFTKAWWTPPVTPRVLHDAEVQHLEATLGVRGIVSITDHDEIEACCGLRATGEEVPISTEWTVPFGVAYFHIGVHNLPPDHARAIANELFAFTEDPAARDKPEVLEELFSMLNALPGVLVVLNHPIWDIENIGQSKHMAALAAFLDRYKRWLHALEINGFRSWRENLDVARLARDLDLPLVSGGDRHGLSPNTVVNLTDATTFEEMVEEVRVARRSHVVVLPEYQENMMLRIFEAAAQILDHYPDHPAGQRHWTERLFFLDERGCPRSLHEGWANHSPVWARVATWVFRQLGRRHWRPALEKVLPKPQLELLSEQ; this is encoded by the coding sequence ATGTCAAACGCAACCACGCTTAGTATCGTCAAGCCGGGAGAGGCTTTCAATCACGGATTGCGCACCGGCATTTCACTCCACTGCCACACCAAATTCTCGCGCGAAGTCCTCGACTTCATTCCCCACTACGCCGCGAACATTCCACTCATCGCCCAGCTTTTCGCCCGCCTGTGCCGGCGCTACGAGGCCGAGCATGGCCGTCCGCTGGACTTCACGAAAGCCTGGTGGACGCCCCCGGTGACGCCGCGCGTGCTGCACGATGCCGAAGTGCAGCACCTGGAAGCTACCTTGGGCGTGCGCGGGATCGTCTCCATCACCGACCACGACGAAATCGAAGCCTGCTGCGGGCTGCGCGCCACCGGCGAAGAGGTGCCCATTTCAACCGAATGGACTGTGCCGTTTGGCGTGGCCTACTTTCACATTGGCGTCCACAATCTCCCACCCGACCATGCGCGCGCCATTGCCAATGAGTTGTTTGCGTTCACCGAAGACCCGGCCGCACGCGACAAACCGGAGGTTCTTGAAGAGTTGTTTTCGATGCTCAATGCGCTTCCAGGCGTGTTGGTCGTTTTGAACCACCCCATCTGGGACATTGAAAACATCGGGCAGTCGAAGCACATGGCGGCGCTCGCGGCCTTTCTCGACCGCTACAAGCGGTGGCTGCACGCCCTGGAAATCAACGGCTTTCGGTCGTGGCGCGAAAACCTCGACGTGGCCCGCCTGGCCCGCGACCTCGACCTGCCCCTGGTGTCGGGCGGCGACCGCCACGGCTTGTCTCCAAATACCGTTGTGAACCTGACGGACGCCACGACGTTTGAGGAGATGGTCGAGGAAGTGCGCGTGGCCCGTCGGAGTCACGTCGTGGTGCTGCCGGAATACCAGGAGAACATGATGTTGCGTATCTTTGAAGCGGCGGCGCAAATCCTCGACCATTACCCGGATCATCCGGCCGGCCAGCGCCACTGGACGGAACGACTGTTCTTTTTGGATGAACGAGGCTGTCCCCGCTCGCTCCACGAAGGCTGGGCCAATCACAGTCCGGTATGGGCGCGCGTGGCGACTTGGGTGTTCCGGCAACTCGGACGCCGTCACTGGCGTCCAGCTTTGGAGAAGGTGCTCCCCAAACCCCAGCTTGAGTTGTTGAGTGAACAATGA
- the msrB gene encoding peptide-methionine (R)-S-oxide reductase MsrB yields MPQFPIQKSDAEWQTQLTPEQYYVTRLKGTERAFTGKLYREKRTGTYHCVACGAPLFSSDTKYESGSGWPSFWNPVSSDAIVTEIDLSHGMRRVEVMCAQCGSHLGHVFEDGPRETTGLRYCINSISMDFKPAEE; encoded by the coding sequence ATGCCTCAGTTTCCGATTCAGAAAAGCGACGCCGAATGGCAAACCCAGCTTACGCCGGAGCAGTACTATGTCACCCGTCTGAAAGGCACGGAGCGCGCCTTTACCGGTAAGCTCTACCGCGAAAAACGGACTGGAACCTATCACTGCGTAGCGTGCGGCGCGCCGCTCTTCAGCTCCGACACCAAGTACGAGTCGGGATCGGGCTGGCCCAGTTTCTGGAATCCGGTCAGCTCCGACGCCATCGTCACTGAGATAGACCTCAGCCACGGGATGCGGCGCGTTGAAGTCATGTGCGCCCAGTGCGGCTCACACCTTGGGCATGTCTTTGAGGACGGCCCACGCGAAACCACCGGGCTGCGGTACTGTATCAACTCCATCTCCATGGACTTCAAGCCAGCCGAGGAGTGA
- a CDS encoding protein-disulfide reductase DsbD family protein, with translation MGWLLSLGLVWFGSVTEATAQAVPQPHVKAELIAETTAIRPGTPVWVAIRLELEEHWHTYWRNPGDSGQPTSVKWTLPPGFTADDIQWPIPKRIEVSGLVGYGYETEALHLVRITPPADLPVGKPVTLAGKVKWLVCKEECIPGEAELKLVLPVTGDVPPPSTWTEAFSRARAQLPLATSEWKLGATVEGDAVVLLLSPPTPTEELTEASFFPFEELVIEGAEPQKLTRVKGGYVLRMTRSKVAENPPTRLAGVVVTPQGWRGAGTEPGLTVDVPVEPPTAFGDALTPTAGTTASKPSGGQPLGWMGLWLTLGGAFLGGLILNLMPCVLPVLSIKVLGFVEQSRAGRGQAWQHGLVFTAGVVLSFWALAGVLLALRAGGQQLGWGFQLQEPAFVAFLVAVLFVFGLVLFGVFEVGVGLTTVGGTAMNRAGLAGSFFTGVLATVVATPCTAPFMGSALGVALAQPTAIALLIFTALAIGMAAPYLVLAAAPQLLRFVPKPGPWMESFKQFMGFLLMGSVVWLLWVLGLEVGVDGLALMLGVIVLIGLGGWIWGRWGSYTYPALTRRIALATAGIIIVGSSVWGVSAIHQLPPVASAAATQPEAKSGSIRWEPFSPARVTELRRAGKPVFVDFTAAWCLSCKANERVALETAEVRAEIERRGIVMVKADWTNRDENITRALADFGRSGVPLYVFYPPNGNEPKVLPEVLTPGIVLEAFRETS, from the coding sequence TTGGGATGGCTCCTCAGCCTGGGTTTGGTGTGGTTTGGGAGCGTGACGGAAGCCACGGCGCAGGCGGTCCCCCAGCCGCACGTCAAGGCTGAACTCATTGCCGAAACGACGGCCATTCGGCCCGGAACCCCCGTCTGGGTTGCGATTCGCCTTGAACTCGAAGAGCACTGGCACACCTACTGGCGCAATCCGGGCGATTCCGGCCAGCCGACCTCGGTCAAGTGGACGCTCCCGCCTGGTTTTACGGCGGATGACATCCAGTGGCCGATCCCCAAGCGCATCGAAGTCAGCGGACTGGTCGGCTACGGCTACGAAACCGAAGCGCTGCATCTGGTTCGGATCACGCCACCGGCCGACCTGCCGGTTGGCAAGCCGGTGACGCTGGCAGGCAAAGTCAAATGGCTGGTGTGCAAGGAAGAATGTATTCCTGGCGAGGCTGAATTGAAGCTTGTCTTGCCTGTGACCGGCGACGTTCCCCCGCCTTCGACCTGGACCGAGGCGTTTTCCCGCGCCCGCGCCCAACTGCCGCTGGCAACGTCCGAATGGAAGCTGGGGGCCACGGTGGAAGGCGATGCGGTCGTGCTCTTGCTGAGTCCACCGACCCCTACCGAGGAACTGACGGAAGCCTCCTTTTTCCCCTTTGAGGAACTCGTCATCGAGGGGGCCGAACCGCAGAAGCTGACGCGCGTCAAAGGGGGCTATGTTCTGCGGATGACGCGCTCGAAAGTTGCCGAAAACCCGCCAACCCGGTTGGCCGGCGTGGTCGTGACCCCACAGGGCTGGCGCGGCGCGGGCACCGAACCGGGCCTGACGGTGGACGTTCCGGTAGAACCACCAACGGCCTTTGGCGACGCCCTCACGCCCACGGCCGGAACGACGGCGTCCAAGCCGTCCGGCGGCCAACCGCTTGGATGGATGGGCTTGTGGCTCACGCTTGGCGGCGCCTTTCTAGGTGGGCTGATTTTGAATCTCATGCCCTGTGTCCTGCCGGTCCTGTCCATCAAGGTGCTGGGCTTCGTTGAGCAGTCCAGGGCCGGCCGCGGGCAGGCCTGGCAGCACGGGCTCGTGTTCACGGCCGGGGTCGTCCTGTCGTTCTGGGCGTTGGCCGGGGTGTTGCTCGCCCTGCGCGCCGGCGGGCAGCAGTTGGGGTGGGGCTTTCAGTTGCAGGAGCCGGCCTTTGTGGCCTTCCTCGTGGCCGTGTTGTTTGTTTTCGGGCTGGTTTTATTCGGCGTTTTTGAAGTCGGCGTCGGACTGACCACGGTTGGCGGAACCGCCATGAACCGCGCCGGGTTGGCCGGGTCATTCTTCACCGGGGTATTGGCGACGGTCGTGGCCACGCCCTGTACGGCCCCGTTCATGGGCTCGGCGCTAGGGGTGGCGTTGGCACAACCGACCGCTATTGCGCTGTTGATTTTCACGGCCCTGGCCATCGGCATGGCCGCGCCCTACTTGGTGTTGGCCGCCGCGCCACAGCTTTTGCGCTTCGTGCCGAAGCCCGGCCCCTGGATGGAGAGCTTCAAGCAGTTCATGGGCTTCTTGCTCATGGGGTCGGTCGTCTGGCTGCTGTGGGTGTTGGGGCTGGAAGTCGGCGTGGATGGTTTGGCCCTGATGCTGGGCGTGATCGTTCTGATTGGACTGGGCGGCTGGATTTGGGGACGCTGGGGCAGCTACACCTACCCTGCCCTGACGCGCCGAATCGCCTTGGCGACGGCCGGCATCATCATCGTGGGTAGCAGTGTCTGGGGCGTTAGCGCGATCCATCAGCTTCCGCCGGTCGCCAGCGCCGCCGCCACCCAGCCGGAAGCAAAGTCGGGCAGCATTCGCTGGGAGCCATTTTCTCCGGCGCGGGTGACCGAGTTGCGGCGCGCCGGCAAGCCGGTCTTCGTGGACTTCACCGCTGCCTGGTGCCTCAGTTGCAAGGCCAATGAACGGGTTGCGCTCGAAACCGCCGAAGTGCGCGCCGAAATCGAACGGCGCGGGATTGTCATGGTCAAGGCTGACTGGACCAACCGCGACGAAAACATTACCCGCGCCCTGGCTGATTTTGGACGCAGTGGCGTGCCGCTCTACGTCTTCTATCCGCCCAACGGCAACGAGCCCAAAGTGCTCCCGGAAGTGCTGACGCCGGGCATTGTGCTGGAGGCTTTTCGGGAGACCTCCTAG
- a CDS encoding glycosyltransferase has product MTIWSASAVQAANCAGVALARQAVPPSPADTVRVALFPDSYHEANGVARTFRTLTDVARRRQLPLLIVRCGSAGAGQPPVAGPQCDGSITAVELQRGGWSFPLDADLNFDLWLWRYAREVREQVRAFRPQVIHVTGPSDIGQLGVYVAKSLHLPLVMSWHTNLHEYAGQRWSRLLDYAFVSPLVRERTSLWAETQSLWATMKFYEYADVCLAPNPELVKLVARMTGKPTYLMQRGIDPEAFHPAYRTRPLDAPVVRIGFVGRLSTEKNVRFLAELERRLLSQGLTHIEFRIVGAGSERDWLAANLQTATFAGVQRGVALACEYADFDIFVFPSRTDTYGNVVLEAAASGVPCVVTGDGGPKFLVDHGQSGWVASDDDAFVAAVADLVRWPEHRHRMRAAARAQASRASWEAVLDEVCLAYGVACGMTSAVVAKSQLI; this is encoded by the coding sequence ATGACGATTTGGTCAGCCTCCGCAGTACAAGCAGCGAACTGTGCCGGGGTGGCGCTGGCGCGCCAAGCCGTGCCGCCCTCACCGGCCGACACGGTGCGCGTGGCGCTTTTCCCCGACTCCTACCATGAAGCCAATGGCGTTGCGCGCACGTTCCGAACCCTGACGGATGTGGCGCGGCGGCGGCAGCTTCCACTGCTGATCGTCCGGTGCGGTAGCGCCGGCGCTGGACAACCGCCGGTTGCCGGCCCGCAATGTGACGGCTCCATCACGGCCGTTGAACTCCAGCGTGGCGGCTGGTCGTTCCCGCTGGATGCGGATTTGAACTTCGACCTGTGGCTCTGGCGCTATGCCCGCGAAGTCCGCGAGCAGGTCCGAGCGTTTCGTCCGCAGGTCATCCATGTGACCGGACCGAGTGACATTGGCCAACTGGGCGTTTATGTGGCGAAGTCGCTCCATCTCCCACTGGTGATGTCGTGGCACACGAACCTGCACGAATACGCCGGGCAGCGTTGGTCACGGTTGCTTGATTACGCTTTTGTTTCACCCTTGGTGCGGGAGCGAACCAGCCTCTGGGCTGAAACCCAATCGCTCTGGGCCACAATGAAGTTTTATGAATACGCCGATGTTTGTCTGGCGCCAAACCCCGAACTGGTCAAACTCGTGGCGCGGATGACCGGCAAGCCGACGTACCTGATGCAGCGCGGCATTGACCCCGAAGCGTTTCATCCGGCTTACCGGACTCGTCCCCTGGACGCGCCGGTTGTCCGCATCGGTTTTGTCGGCCGCCTCAGCACGGAAAAGAATGTCCGCTTCCTAGCCGAACTAGAACGGCGGCTGCTTTCCCAGGGCTTAACCCACATCGAGTTTCGCATCGTCGGCGCTGGAAGCGAGCGCGACTGGCTGGCGGCCAACCTCCAGACCGCGACTTTCGCGGGCGTCCAGCGTGGTGTGGCATTGGCCTGTGAGTATGCCGATTTTGATATTTTCGTTTTTCCCTCCCGGACGGATACGTACGGCAACGTCGTGCTCGAAGCCGCCGCGTCGGGCGTTCCCTGTGTCGTGACGGGGGATGGCGGGCCGAAGTTTCTGGTCGATCATGGGCAATCTGGATGGGTGGCCTCGGATGACGATGCGTTCGTGGCCGCCGTGGCCGACCTAGTGCGTTGGCCGGAGCATCGCCACCGGATGCGTGCGGCTGCACGGGCACAGGCTTCACGCGCCTCCTGGGAGGCGGTCTTGGATGAAGTCTGTCTCGCCTATGGGGTCGCTTGTGGAATGACATCGGCCGTGGTGGCAAAAAGTCAGCTCATTTGA
- the bshB1 gene encoding bacillithiol biosynthesis deacetylase BshB1 gives MTDSPGLASKVADTVSAVDVLAIGAHPDDIELAMAGTLLKLAAGGYRVGLVDASRAELATRGTPQQRAAEAAAAATQLDVVFRVNLGWPDGHFSHDDQARRALVRVIRQARPTLVFTHHPAEEHPDHQCLAHLVAAAVHHARLANYDAESGLSRWQARALIHFLPPLNPAIVPSFLVDISAQFAAKYDVIGAYASQLHQPGRPGPQTYLSTADFLRQRRAADIYRGSLIGVSAAEGFVTTTPLPVADPVRLFADDGGPFDALAGHPRADRPA, from the coding sequence ATGACGGACTCGCCTGGCCTAGCCTCGAAGGTCGCGGACACGGTGTCCGCCGTTGACGTCCTGGCGATTGGGGCGCATCCCGACGACATCGAGCTGGCGATGGCCGGCACGTTACTCAAGCTTGCGGCCGGCGGCTATCGTGTCGGGTTGGTGGACGCAAGCCGGGCCGAGTTGGCGACGCGCGGCACGCCACAGCAACGGGCCGCCGAAGCTGCCGCCGCGGCAACGCAGCTCGACGTGGTATTTCGAGTCAACTTGGGCTGGCCCGACGGCCACTTCAGCCATGACGACCAGGCGCGCCGCGCCTTGGTGCGCGTCATCCGGCAAGCGCGCCCCACCCTTGTCTTCACCCACCACCCGGCCGAAGAACACCCCGATCACCAATGCCTGGCCCACCTGGTGGCGGCAGCGGTCCATCATGCGCGTCTGGCCAACTATGACGCCGAAAGCGGTCTGTCCCGCTGGCAGGCGCGGGCCTTGATTCATTTTTTGCCGCCGCTCAATCCGGCCATCGTGCCGAGCTTTCTGGTGGACATCAGCGCGCAGTTTGCGGCGAAGTATGACGTTATCGGCGCTTATGCCTCACAGCTTCACCAGCCGGGCCGGCCAGGGCCGCAAACCTATCTCTCGACGGCCGACTTTCTGCGGCAGCGCCGGGCGGCCGACATCTACCGTGGCAGCCTGATCGGCGTTTCCGCGGCCGAGGGCTTCGTCACCACGACCCCCTTGCCGGTGGCCGACCCCGTGCGCTTGTTCGCGGATGACGGCGGCCCGTTTGACGCCTTGGCAGGACACCCACGCGCCGACCGTCCCGCCTAG
- a CDS encoding M15 family metallopeptidase: MLRTRWLITLWLVWVLAGLATTPAQDVGPPVETGDFRPSELVEIIRLDPTIKLDIRYATENNFVGRPVYTEARAFLQRPAAEALAQAHRWLQTHGYGLVVFDGYRPWRVTKLFWDLTPPDKRDYVADPAKGSLHNRGCAVDVSLYDLKTGELVTMPSDYDEMSERAHPDYAGGTEEQRRLRDLLRAAMERFDFKVYRYEWWHFDYKDWRKYRVQDIPFAEIPVVELPSPDPPSPASFRP; this comes from the coding sequence ATGCTGCGAACCCGATGGCTCATCACCCTCTGGCTGGTCTGGGTCTTGGCCGGCCTGGCGACCACGCCGGCGCAGGACGTTGGGCCGCCAGTCGAAACCGGGGATTTTCGACCGAGTGAGTTGGTTGAGATCATCCGGCTCGACCCAACCATCAAGCTCGATATTCGTTACGCCACGGAAAACAACTTCGTTGGACGCCCAGTCTATACTGAAGCGCGGGCTTTTTTGCAGCGCCCGGCGGCTGAGGCGTTGGCGCAGGCGCATCGGTGGTTGCAGACCCACGGCTATGGCCTCGTGGTGTTTGATGGCTATCGGCCGTGGCGCGTCACGAAACTGTTCTGGGACTTGACGCCACCGGACAAGCGTGACTATGTAGCTGACCCGGCGAAGGGATCGCTGCACAACCGCGGTTGTGCCGTGGATGTCTCGCTCTACGACCTCAAAACCGGCGAACTCGTGACCATGCCGAGCGACTATGACGAGATGAGCGAGCGGGCGCACCCCGACTACGCGGGCGGCACGGAAGAACAACGCCGCTTGCGCGACCTGCTGCGCGCGGCAATGGAGCGTTTCGATTTCAAGGTGTACCGCTACGAGTGGTGGCACTTCGACTACAAGGACTGGCGGAAGTACCGCGTACAAGACATTCCCTTTGCCGAGATTCCGGTCGTCGAACTGCCGTCGCCCGACCCACCTTCACCCGCTTCTTTTCGGCCATGA